In Kangiella koreensis DSM 16069, a single window of DNA contains:
- a CDS encoding chemotaxis protein CheB produces the protein MNTMLVLLGASTGGPAAVKAFIDALPDKPLPVCFVLANHINEGSLPNLQAMLNEHPFIDAEIIDQYKDIKPGKLYIAPIDKKISFVVQGKVILTDEPWSKPYAPNINELFAESLELRDVEKLAIIFSGMGEDGSENAELLTESGVDIWCQTIESCIQSSMPESMMKTGQVTYKDDPAGLAAQLVILLEALFPVDQYA, from the coding sequence ATGAATACAATGTTGGTGCTGCTGGGCGCCTCGACAGGTGGCCCTGCAGCAGTTAAGGCTTTTATTGATGCCTTGCCTGATAAACCTTTACCGGTTTGTTTTGTTCTGGCAAACCACATTAATGAAGGATCACTGCCGAACCTACAAGCAATGCTGAATGAGCATCCATTTATCGATGCTGAAATTATCGATCAGTATAAAGATATAAAGCCAGGCAAACTTTATATCGCACCGATTGATAAAAAGATTAGTTTTGTAGTTCAGGGGAAAGTAATTCTAACTGATGAGCCTTGGAGTAAGCCCTACGCTCCAAATATCAATGAATTATTCGCAGAGTCTCTGGAGTTAAGAGATGTCGAAAAGTTAGCAATAATATTTAGTGGCATGGGCGAAGATGGTTCTGAAAATGCTGAGCTGCTAACTGAAAGTGGGGTTGATATCTGGTGTCAGACGATTGAAAGTTGCATCCAGTCATCAATGCCGGAAAGTATGATGAAAACAGGACAAGTAACTTATAAAGATGATCCAGCAGGATTAGCTGCACAGTTGGTTATTTTATTAGAAGCCTTGTTTCCAGTTGACCAATACGCGTGA
- a CDS encoding chemotaxis protein CheW yields the protein MTDTVKDVYSFLIPMIENSLLLPNATVAEIVPFMNVDLAENAESSDDWQIGQIIWRNIKIPVVSLERIQGKKDLGELRRSRIAIVYTLNSNQDVPYVAIMVQGIPRLVPVDEDNGKMLEEELPTGVKAWVDLDGRKALIPDLDLIENMLVERV from the coding sequence ATGACTGATACAGTAAAAGACGTTTATAGTTTTTTGATTCCTATGATTGAAAACAGCTTGCTGTTGCCGAATGCAACAGTGGCGGAAATCGTTCCATTCATGAATGTGGATCTAGCAGAGAATGCAGAGTCGAGCGATGACTGGCAAATTGGTCAAATAATTTGGCGCAACATCAAGATTCCTGTTGTTTCATTAGAAAGAATTCAAGGTAAAAAAGATCTCGGCGAGCTGCGTCGTTCACGTATCGCGATTGTTTACACCCTAAACAGTAATCAAGATGTGCCTTATGTGGCAATCATGGTGCAGGGTATTCCGCGTTTGGTTCCAGTCGATGAAGACAATGGAAAAATGTTGGAAGAGGAGTTACCAACGGGTGTTAAGGCGTGGGTTGACCTGGATGGACGTAAGGCGCTAATTCCTGATCTGGATTTAATTGAAAACATGTTGGTTGAGCGCGTTTAA
- a CDS encoding 16S rRNA (uracil(1498)-N(3))-methyltransferase translates to MRVPRIFTSEALSLSTEMALDKEASTHISRVLRMNTGQQIELFNGDGFSYFAQIQAIERNQVSVRVVEAIEVNNESPLNIHLFQGISRGDKMELTLQKGVELGVKQFTPLITERCGVKLDAKRWQKKLQHWQKVIESACEQCGRNSIPSLYPAVKLQDALSQLNNTSFFMHPDSKHSFKTIIADAQSELQLWVGPEGGFSDEEVEWVESHGCKPVQLGPRILRTETAALAAVSVMNSLWGDF, encoded by the coding sequence ATGCGTGTACCCCGTATTTTCACCTCTGAAGCACTGTCGCTATCCACTGAGATGGCGCTAGATAAAGAAGCTTCGACGCATATTAGTCGCGTGCTGCGTATGAATACAGGCCAACAAATAGAATTATTTAATGGTGATGGATTTAGTTATTTTGCCCAAATCCAAGCTATTGAACGTAATCAGGTTTCAGTTCGTGTGGTTGAAGCCATAGAGGTCAACAACGAATCTCCATTAAATATTCACTTATTCCAAGGTATATCTCGCGGTGACAAAATGGAGCTGACATTGCAAAAGGGAGTTGAACTTGGAGTTAAACAATTTACCCCTCTCATTACTGAACGTTGTGGTGTAAAACTTGATGCAAAACGCTGGCAAAAGAAACTGCAGCATTGGCAAAAAGTAATTGAAAGTGCCTGTGAACAGTGTGGTCGTAACTCAATTCCCAGTCTATATCCAGCAGTGAAATTACAGGATGCTTTGTCTCAACTAAATAACACTAGTTTTTTCATGCACCCTGACAGCAAGCACAGTTTCAAAACCATCATAGCTGATGCTCAGTCTGAGCTTCAGTTATGGGTTGGGCCCGAAGGCGGCTTTAGTGATGAAGAAGTTGAATGGGTTGAATCGCATGGCTGCAAACCTGTCCAACTGGGACCAAGAATACTAAGAACAGAAACGGCAGCCTTAGCTGCCGTATCAGTCATGAATAGTTTGTGGGGTGACTTCTAG
- a CDS encoding adenosylmethionine--8-amino-7-oxononanoate transaminase: MDNASLKKRDLAVLWHPCSQMKDYERYPMTPIKRGEGVYLEDFDGNRYIDAVSSWWVNLFGHSNPIIANAMKEQVDKLEHVIFAGFTHEPAIDLAEQLVAMTPEGLDRVFYGENGSSAVEIALKMSLHYWQLAGKPEKTQFIALESGYHGETTGALAVSDLGLYKAPYKPLMFDVMTAPSPDCFYREEGESWHDYSLRQFEKMRELVEREHKKVAAIIVEPLVQCASGMRMYHPVYLSELRKLCDEFDVHLIADEIAVGFGRTGTLFACEQADISPDFMCVSKGLTAGFLPLSAMLTRESIFQAFYDDYEKLTAFLHSHSYTGYATGCAVAKATLDIFQSQPVIENNKVLAQHMAQATAHFADHPNIAEVRQTGMILAAEMVQDKKSRTPYNWKERRGMRVYEHALSQGALLRPLGNIVYFMPPYVITPEEIDKLADIAWQGIQLATKD, from the coding sequence ATGGATAACGCTTCCCTGAAAAAACGTGACTTAGCTGTTCTTTGGCACCCTTGCAGTCAAATGAAAGATTATGAGCGCTACCCTATGACACCTATCAAGCGTGGCGAAGGTGTCTATTTAGAAGATTTTGACGGTAACCGCTACATTGATGCTGTCAGCTCCTGGTGGGTCAATCTGTTTGGCCACAGTAATCCTATTATTGCCAACGCCATGAAGGAGCAGGTCGATAAGCTGGAGCATGTGATTTTTGCTGGCTTCACTCACGAGCCAGCAATTGATCTGGCTGAGCAACTGGTAGCCATGACTCCAGAAGGATTAGACCGTGTCTTCTATGGTGAGAATGGCTCTTCAGCGGTCGAAATTGCCCTGAAGATGAGTCTGCATTACTGGCAGCTAGCAGGCAAGCCCGAGAAAACACAATTTATCGCTTTAGAAAGTGGTTACCACGGTGAAACTACGGGAGCATTGGCAGTTTCTGATTTAGGATTATATAAAGCGCCCTATAAACCGCTTATGTTTGATGTTATGACAGCCCCTTCTCCTGACTGCTTCTACCGTGAAGAAGGCGAGAGTTGGCATGATTACTCGTTACGTCAGTTTGAAAAAATGCGTGAGCTTGTTGAGCGCGAACACAAGAAGGTTGCGGCTATTATCGTTGAGCCACTGGTGCAGTGTGCTTCTGGGATGCGTATGTATCATCCTGTCTATCTTAGCGAATTACGTAAACTGTGTGATGAATTTGACGTTCATTTAATTGCCGATGAAATCGCTGTCGGCTTTGGCCGTACTGGTACTTTGTTTGCCTGTGAACAAGCAGATATTAGCCCCGACTTTATGTGCGTATCAAAAGGCCTTACTGCTGGCTTTTTGCCACTTTCAGCAATGCTGACCCGTGAATCAATCTTTCAGGCTTTCTACGATGACTACGAAAAGTTGACTGCTTTCCTTCATTCACATAGTTACACTGGATATGCTACAGGTTGTGCCGTTGCTAAGGCAACATTGGATATTTTTCAAAGCCAACCGGTGATTGAGAACAATAAAGTCTTGGCACAACACATGGCTCAGGCAACCGCCCATTTTGCTGATCACCCTAACATCGCCGAAGTGCGCCAAACCGGCATGATTCTAGCCGCCGAGATGGTTCAGGATAAAAAGTCTCGTACACCTTATAACTGGAAAGAACGTCGTGGTATGCGTGTGTATGAGCACGCTTTATCACAAGGTGCGCTGCTTAGACCCTTAGGCAATATTGTTTATTTCATGCCACCCTATGTTATTACACCTGAAGAGATCGATAAGCTTGCCGATATTGCCTGGCAAGGTATACAGTTAGCGACTAAGGACTAA
- the ahcY gene encoding adenosylhomocysteinase produces the protein MTDHIIKDIALADWGHKEIDMAKSEMPGLMAVREEYGSEQPLKGARIAGSLHMTIQTAMLIETLISLGAEVRWASCNIYSTQDHAAAAIADQGIPVFAYKGETLDEYWEYTHHIMEWHDGGSPNMILDDGGDATTLLILGTRAEKDISVLDNPKSEEEVALFKAIKVKLSEDSDFYSRTLANIQGVTEETTTGVARLYQMKKRGELPFPAINVNDSVTKSKFDNLYGCRESLVDGIKRATDVMIAGKIAIVCGYGDVGKGSAQSLRGLGATVWITEIDPICALQAAMEGYRVVDLEDPNIVEQADIVVTATGNYDIIRHEHMERMKDQAIVCNIGHFDNEIDVASLEKYEWVNIKEQVDQIRFPDGKRITLLAKGRLVNLGCATGHPSFVMSNSFTNQVLAQIELWKNGDKYDNDVYILPKHLDEKVARLHLERIGARLTTLRQDQADYINVPVEGPYKPEHYRY, from the coding sequence ATGACTGACCACATCATTAAAGATATTGCTCTCGCTGACTGGGGCCACAAAGAAATCGACATGGCAAAAAGCGAAATGCCTGGTTTGATGGCTGTTCGCGAAGAGTACGGTTCAGAACAACCTCTTAAAGGTGCTCGCATTGCGGGTTCTTTACACATGACCATTCAAACGGCCATGTTAATTGAAACCTTAATTTCACTAGGCGCCGAAGTTCGTTGGGCGTCATGTAATATTTACTCAACTCAAGATCACGCCGCTGCTGCAATTGCCGATCAAGGCATTCCTGTTTTTGCCTATAAAGGCGAAACTTTGGATGAGTACTGGGAATATACGCACCACATCATGGAATGGCATGATGGCGGTTCTCCGAACATGATTTTGGATGATGGTGGCGATGCTACGACTCTTCTTATTCTTGGAACTCGTGCCGAAAAAGATATTTCAGTATTAGATAACCCAAAGAGCGAAGAAGAAGTAGCCTTATTTAAAGCTATCAAAGTTAAGTTGTCCGAAGACAGTGACTTTTATTCTCGCACTTTAGCCAATATCCAAGGCGTGACTGAAGAAACGACCACAGGTGTTGCTCGCCTATATCAAATGAAAAAACGTGGCGAACTTCCGTTCCCAGCCATTAACGTCAATGACTCAGTGACTAAATCTAAGTTTGATAACTTATACGGTTGCCGTGAGTCTCTAGTAGACGGTATTAAGCGTGCTACTGACGTCATGATTGCTGGTAAAATTGCTATCGTTTGTGGTTACGGTGATGTGGGTAAGGGTTCTGCTCAATCGCTTCGCGGTTTAGGTGCAACAGTTTGGATTACTGAAATCGATCCAATTTGTGCACTACAGGCTGCGATGGAAGGTTATCGTGTTGTGGACCTTGAAGATCCAAACATTGTTGAGCAAGCAGATATTGTGGTAACGGCGACGGGTAACTATGACATCATTCGCCATGAACACATGGAGCGTATGAAAGATCAGGCTATCGTTTGTAACATTGGTCACTTCGATAATGAAATCGACGTTGCCAGCCTGGAAAAATACGAGTGGGTCAACATTAAAGAACAGGTTGACCAAATCAGATTCCCTGATGGTAAACGCATTACCTTATTGGCTAAAGGCCGCCTAGTGAACCTTGGTTGTGCCACCGGCCACCCAAGCTTCGTAATGTCCAACTCATTCACCAACCAGGTGTTAGCACAGATTGAACTGTGGAAGAATGGCGATAAGTACGACAACGATGTTTATATCCTGCCTAAACATCTTGATGAAAAAGTAGCGCGCCTGCACCTTGAAAGAATCGGTGCGCGTTTGACAACTCTTCGCCAAGACCAAGCAGATTACATCAACGTACCGGTTGAAGGCCCTTACAAGCCAGAACATTACCGTTACTAA
- the metK gene encoding methionine adenosyltransferase, whose amino-acid sequence MSNYSVFTSESVSEGHPDKIADQISDAVLDAILKQDTNARVAVETMVKTGMVIVAGEVATTAWVDIEELARNTIKQIGYNSSEIGFDWESCAVLNAIGKQSPDIAQGVDRDDPEAQGAGDQGLMFGYASNETDVLMPAPITYSHRLVQKQAELRKNGTLAWLRPDAKSQLTFRYENDQPVGIDAVVLSTQHSPEISLKDLQEAVIEEIIKPVLPAEWISDKTKYFVNPTGKFVIGGPMGDCGLTGRKIIVDTYGGMARHGGGAFSGKDPSKVDRSAAYAGRYVAKNIVAAGLADRCEIQVSYAIGVAEPTSISINTFGTGKISEDKLVGLVREHFDLRPRGLTKMLNLLQPIYQSTAAYGHFGRTEDSFTWEKTDKAEELRAAAGL is encoded by the coding sequence ATGAGCAATTATTCCGTATTTACGTCGGAGTCCGTTTCCGAAGGACATCCAGACAAAATTGCCGATCAGATTTCCGACGCGGTACTTGATGCAATCCTTAAGCAAGATACCAATGCGCGCGTTGCTGTGGAAACCATGGTTAAAACGGGTATGGTAATTGTCGCAGGTGAAGTTGCGACCACTGCATGGGTTGATATTGAAGAGCTTGCACGTAATACCATTAAGCAAATTGGCTATAACAGCTCTGAAATCGGTTTCGATTGGGAATCTTGCGCGGTACTGAATGCTATTGGCAAGCAAAGTCCTGATATTGCTCAAGGTGTTGATCGCGATGATCCAGAAGCGCAAGGTGCCGGCGACCAGGGTTTAATGTTTGGTTACGCCAGCAATGAAACCGACGTGCTTATGCCAGCACCAATTACTTACTCACACCGCTTAGTGCAAAAGCAAGCTGAACTTCGCAAAAACGGTACGCTAGCATGGTTACGCCCAGATGCTAAAAGCCAGCTCACCTTCCGCTACGAAAATGACCAGCCAGTAGGTATTGATGCTGTCGTTTTATCCACTCAACATAGCCCCGAGATTTCTCTAAAAGATCTACAGGAAGCTGTTATCGAAGAAATCATTAAGCCAGTTCTACCTGCTGAATGGATCAGTGACAAAACTAAATATTTCGTTAATCCGACCGGTAAGTTCGTTATCGGTGGTCCAATGGGCGACTGCGGCTTAACGGGGCGTAAAATTATTGTTGATACCTATGGCGGTATGGCACGTCACGGTGGCGGTGCTTTCTCCGGCAAAGATCCATCAAAAGTTGACCGTAGCGCAGCGTATGCTGGTCGTTATGTTGCCAAAAACATCGTTGCCGCCGGTCTTGCCGATCGTTGTGAGATTCAAGTGTCATACGCAATCGGTGTTGCCGAACCAACATCAATCAGTATCAATACCTTTGGTACCGGCAAAATCAGCGAAGACAAACTCGTTGGCCTGGTTCGCGAACATTTTGACTTGCGCCCACGCGGCTTAACTAAAATGTTGAACTTGCTACAACCAATTTATCAGTCCACAGCAGCTTATGGTCACTTTGGCCGAACTGAAGACAGCTTTACTTGGGAAAAAACCGATAAAGCCGAAGAGTTACGTGCTGCAGCCGGATTATAA
- a CDS encoding ion transporter, with the protein MTPQLKYRKHKFDEGEPLSPWREKIHEVIFEADTFAGKSFDVALIITIFISVLAVMLDSVKVISVQYGSLLLAAEWAFTILFTIEYILRLISVRKPLQYAKSFYGVVDLLSIIPTYLTLIIVDAKYFLIIRILRVLRIFRIFKLANYMGEASLMMNALRNSGTKISVFLYTVLMSVVVFGSLVYVIEGPENGFSSIPTSVYWAIVTLTTVGYGDISPQTPVGQFLASCIMILGYGLIAVPTGIYSAEITREVMKKKDVTNNACPACAYEGHDKDAEFCKKCGTKL; encoded by the coding sequence ATGACGCCACAACTAAAATACCGTAAGCATAAATTTGACGAAGGTGAGCCCTTATCGCCCTGGCGAGAAAAAATTCATGAAGTAATTTTTGAAGCAGACACCTTTGCTGGCAAGTCATTTGATGTGGCTTTAATTATCACAATTTTTATTAGTGTGTTAGCTGTCATGCTCGATAGCGTAAAAGTGATTTCGGTACAATACGGTAGTCTGCTGCTTGCAGCGGAATGGGCTTTCACCATCTTGTTTACTATTGAATATATCTTACGTTTAATAAGTGTCCGAAAGCCTCTGCAATATGCAAAAAGCTTTTATGGGGTGGTGGATTTACTCTCAATTATTCCTACTTATTTAACGTTAATTATTGTCGACGCAAAGTATTTCCTTATTATTCGTATTTTAAGGGTACTGAGAATATTCAGGATTTTTAAGCTGGCTAACTATATGGGCGAAGCCAGCTTGATGATGAATGCGCTGAGAAATAGTGGTACTAAAATTAGTGTATTCCTGTACACGGTTCTTATGTCTGTGGTTGTGTTTGGTTCATTGGTTTATGTCATTGAAGGTCCTGAAAATGGATTTAGCAGTATTCCGACTTCAGTCTACTGGGCCATCGTAACCCTAACCACCGTTGGCTACGGCGACATCTCACCCCAAACTCCCGTCGGACAATTTCTCGCATCCTGCATCATGATTCTAGGTTACGGCTTGATAGCAGTACCGACCGGGATCTATAGCGCAGAAATCACTCGCGAAGTTATGAAGAAAAAAGATGTTACCAATAATGCTTGCCCAGCCTGTGCCTACGAAGGGCACGATAAAGATGCGGAGTTTTGTAAGAAGTGTGGGACTAAATTGTAA
- a CDS encoding PKD domain-containing protein encodes MKKIQYGILLVILPLVLAFSYYFSPSKPLSIVKDIGQLPVDAGIIDMNNSITFEGSLYFISRIPEFGAELWKVDKDNNVSLALETIPGRESSGIRILFESENILYVSAKKPGSNTSSVYYLDDPNGEFIELDLGVPIHTGNLKEVDGKYFALTSSNENNVDTIVELNGEGSLLHTITGNENFYSIHDVTYFNNEIYFSFSDGSSHELRKKSAGVVETIYTSDHQISRLIKTTAGIYIVENNYNVTPSSFDLSFLSEDQITPLKSFSHIDTDQILAQGDYLTLLAVPVGSDVQQIWEFNGADIDQLTNYIEGEVWDIRHLTRVSSTLYYYESGVEGEKVKFSDGAGLYDVSTGYEYYEFFGHTRLLELNSKVFIQGNKYQDGQAIPSVSVISNGIATEIISDQEVYDYQPFSMGDKVYVIAKKYNSIIELYEIDTDFGVANSKLVFESQSVDYLAADELNNKIYILNGETAGGQYLLSVIDNYIVNQLTVSSNTGGSYPRQFTALKDKTYFIAEHDELGTTLWESDGHEALLIDAEFNEILNVSPEMLFNVDDHLIYLVKEGSGFNSKFQIWIHKEGSSYRLSQYTFNESELSILNDGVGLYFISGYEGGTRRALWFISPEEARIIEELDGVSNETKLINTPHGIYFTDGFGDSAGLWKLDGMSLIKIEDNGLQFSSSYEREIIWDSQHIYLKQCIDYTTVVYKSDIANGLEAMDIGELSGKNCNDSKYYQLSEEVAVLLSSYETDLYGVWSLKDGVLNRIDSFADVRGEAIAMDSRLYFNAQPADSYRDYLHVYENGVANNLYIESSDGLKVAKVSTEDNSDWIFNKYVGYQLYQYSENGLSEYGVIPDGYDNIHSIIKVGNINFIQASGQYGSNQLIALEESGELTFLNQDQSINFSNNGYYGGSPIGKGHGEWLFMQGCNYIVGCEPYSLSLSKTLLASFNTDKNHYVAGYKVSVDGSLSEMGEADIVEYNWKLVGYEGAQIENNGNAQASIKLPLIEQGTNLTVELEVIDANDNSSTATKEISVEVNQAPEIVISAPASAVEGSVVKLDANASSDKEGEALSFQWSIVEGKNINLNNAHQAIASFTVPDLEEDAVITFKVAVGDTVGNVSVAEVQVSLEKAEGTTNPNPDNGAGDGDSGGGGSTNWLLLLMLASLMMMRFGYHRRRVN; translated from the coding sequence ATGAAAAAAATACAATATGGAATCTTGTTGGTGATTCTGCCACTGGTGCTTGCGTTCAGTTATTACTTTTCACCTTCTAAACCGCTATCAATCGTAAAGGACATAGGTCAACTGCCTGTAGACGCGGGTATTATAGATATGAATAACTCTATAACGTTTGAAGGTAGCCTCTATTTTATAAGTAGAATTCCTGAGTTCGGAGCAGAACTCTGGAAGGTGGATAAAGATAATAATGTAAGTTTAGCTTTGGAAACTATTCCAGGTAGAGAGTCCAGTGGCATACGAATACTGTTTGAGTCAGAAAATATACTGTATGTCTCTGCAAAGAAACCGGGCTCAAATACTAGCTCTGTCTATTATCTTGATGATCCTAATGGTGAATTCATTGAACTTGATCTGGGAGTACCTATCCACACTGGTAACCTAAAAGAAGTAGATGGTAAATATTTTGCATTGACTAGCTCGAATGAAAATAACGTTGATACCATTGTTGAGCTTAATGGAGAAGGTAGTTTACTTCATACGATTACAGGGAATGAAAACTTTTATTCAATTCATGACGTTACTTATTTTAATAATGAAATTTACTTTAGTTTTAGCGATGGTTCGTCTCACGAATTGAGAAAGAAATCAGCTGGCGTTGTAGAGACTATTTATACTAGTGATCATCAAATATCTCGATTAATTAAAACAACCGCTGGAATTTATATAGTAGAGAATAATTATAATGTCACGCCATCTTCTTTTGATCTTAGTTTTTTGAGTGAAGATCAAATAACTCCATTAAAGAGCTTTAGCCATATAGATACTGATCAAATTTTAGCTCAAGGAGACTATTTGACCTTGCTTGCAGTGCCTGTAGGAAGTGATGTGCAACAGATTTGGGAGTTTAATGGGGCTGATATTGATCAATTGACGAATTATATCGAAGGAGAAGTATGGGATATAAGACACCTGACTCGAGTAAGTAGTACATTATATTATTATGAGTCCGGGGTAGAGGGAGAAAAGGTAAAGTTCAGTGATGGAGCCGGACTTTATGATGTAAGTACAGGATATGAATATTATGAGTTTTTTGGCCATACTAGACTGTTAGAATTGAACAGCAAAGTATTTATCCAAGGTAACAAGTATCAAGATGGGCAAGCTATACCTAGTGTGTCAGTCATAAGCAATGGTATCGCGACAGAGATAATAAGTGACCAAGAGGTATACGATTACCAGCCTTTCTCTATGGGTGATAAGGTTTATGTAATAGCTAAAAAATATAACTCTATTATCGAATTGTATGAAATAGATACCGACTTTGGAGTAGCTAACTCAAAATTAGTGTTTGAAAGTCAAAGCGTTGATTACCTTGCAGCTGATGAATTAAATAACAAAATTTATATTCTTAATGGAGAGACTGCAGGAGGCCAATACCTACTATCGGTAATTGATAATTACATAGTAAATCAATTAACAGTTTCAAGTAATACAGGCGGTAGTTATCCCAGACAATTCACTGCACTGAAAGATAAGACATACTTTATCGCGGAGCATGATGAATTAGGTACAACCTTATGGGAATCTGATGGACACGAAGCACTGCTTATCGATGCTGAATTTAATGAAATTTTGAATGTAAGTCCTGAGATGTTATTTAATGTGGATGATCATCTTATTTATTTAGTAAAAGAAGGAAGTGGCTTTAATTCAAAATTTCAGATTTGGATACATAAAGAGGGAAGCTCATATCGACTATCCCAATATACATTTAACGAAAGTGAACTATCAATTCTAAATGATGGTGTTGGATTGTACTTCATTAGCGGTTATGAAGGGGGTACAAGAAGAGCACTGTGGTTTATATCTCCTGAGGAAGCTCGAATAATTGAGGAATTAGATGGTGTTTCAAATGAGACAAAACTTATAAATACTCCACATGGAATTTACTTCACAGATGGTTTTGGGGATTCTGCAGGTCTTTGGAAGCTTGATGGCATGTCCCTGATAAAGATCGAGGATAATGGTTTGCAGTTCTCCTCATCATATGAAAGGGAAATCATTTGGGATTCGCAGCATATCTACCTAAAGCAATGTATTGATTATACAACAGTGGTATACAAAAGTGATATTGCCAATGGCTTAGAGGCTATGGATATCGGGGAGCTGTCTGGTAAGAATTGCAATGACTCAAAGTATTATCAATTATCTGAGGAAGTAGCAGTTCTGTTAAGTAGTTATGAGACAGATTTGTATGGTGTTTGGAGCTTGAAAGATGGTGTACTCAATCGTATAGATAGTTTCGCAGATGTGAGAGGTGAGGCTATAGCTATGGATAGCAGATTATATTTCAATGCACAACCAGCAGATTCTTATCGTGACTATCTTCATGTTTATGAGAACGGTGTTGCGAACAACTTGTATATAGAAAGTTCAGATGGTCTTAAAGTGGCAAAGGTTTCAACTGAGGATAACTCTGACTGGATATTTAATAAGTATGTAGGTTATCAGCTTTATCAATATAGCGAAAATGGACTTAGTGAATATGGAGTTATCCCAGACGGTTACGATAACATACATTCTATAATAAAAGTTGGAAATATTAACTTTATACAAGCTAGCGGTCAGTATGGGAGCAATCAGTTAATTGCTCTTGAGGAATCAGGAGAGTTAACTTTTCTAAACCAAGACCAAAGTATAAACTTCAGTAATAATGGTTATTATGGAGGCTCTCCGATAGGTAAAGGTCATGGAGAGTGGTTGTTTATGCAAGGGTGTAACTACATAGTAGGCTGTGAGCCTTATTCATTGAGCTTGAGTAAAACACTTTTAGCATCCTTCAATACAGATAAAAACCATTATGTTGCTGGCTATAAAGTTTCTGTAGATGGCTCTCTGTCTGAAATGGGAGAGGCTGATATTGTGGAATATAACTGGAAGTTAGTTGGTTATGAGGGTGCTCAAATTGAGAATAATGGTAATGCTCAGGCAAGTATTAAGTTACCTTTAATAGAGCAAGGTACTAATCTGACAGTTGAGTTGGAAGTTATTGATGCTAATGATAATAGTAGTACGGCAACCAAAGAAATAAGTGTTGAGGTAAATCAAGCTCCAGAAATTGTTATTAGCGCTCCTGCCTCTGCTGTAGAAGGGAGTGTAGTTAAGTTGGATGCGAATGCTTCAAGTGATAAAGAAGGAGAAGCACTAAGTTTTCAATGGAGTATTGTGGAAGGCAAAAATATTAATCTTAACAATGCACATCAAGCGATTGCTTCATTTACAGTACCTGACTTAGAAGAAGATGCAGTCATTACTTTCAAAGTTGCTGTGGGCGATACTGTTGGAAATGTTTCTGTGGCTGAGGTGCAAGTTTCCTTGGAGAAGGCTGAAGGAACCACCAACCCTAATCCAGATAATGGTGCGGGTGATGGTGACTCAGGCGGCGGTGGTTCTACAAATTGGCTACTGTTATTGATGCTTGCTTCACTGATGATGATGAGGTTCGGCTATCATCGCAGAAGAGTTAACTGA
- a CDS encoding DUF6746 family protein yields the protein MLLRKTLSAIILAAATLSVAHATDVRHFKGEKPETMAEAIAIIEKYNAQLEGRIQYELTPYTMAEIHQMSYSLENALQFIEAHLDKTQDNLEKVHIASETNDPETVQKKGKEYLQGTKDLLGK from the coding sequence ATGTTACTTCGCAAAACCTTATCAGCCATTATTCTTGCAGCAGCAACATTGTCCGTTGCCCATGCAACCGATGTCAGACATTTCAAAGGTGAAAAGCCAGAAACCATGGCCGAAGCCATTGCTATCATAGAAAAGTACAATGCCCAGCTAGAAGGACGTATTCAGTACGAATTAACCCCATATACTATGGCCGAAATCCACCAGATGTCTTACAGCCTGGAAAACGCATTACAGTTTATTGAAGCACACCTAGACAAGACTCAGGACAATCTAGAAAAAGTTCATATTGCATCAGAAACCAATGACCCGGAAACAGTGCAAAAAAAAGGTAAGGAATATCTTCAAGGCACAAAAGATTTGTTAGGAAAGTAA